One Qiania dongpingensis genomic window carries:
- the ilvN gene encoding acetolactate synthase small subunit, with the protein MSKAVFSLLVDNTSGVLSRISGLFSRRGYNIDSLTVGVTENPVYSRMTVVATGDDEILEQIHRQLEKLVDVIDIKKLESHTTAVCRELVLMKVGVEPEEREQVLAIVNIFRAKIVDVSEDSMIVELTGSQSKVDAFIRLINGFTIREMARTGITGLGRGSV; encoded by the coding sequence ATGAGCAAAGCAGTATTCTCACTGTTGGTTGACAACACGTCCGGCGTGCTGAGCAGGATATCCGGGCTTTTCAGCCGGAGAGGATATAATATTGACAGCCTGACGGTCGGTGTTACGGAGAATCCGGTATATTCCAGGATGACGGTAGTGGCCACCGGCGATGACGAGATCCTGGAGCAGATTCACAGACAGCTGGAGAAGCTGGTGGATGTGATCGATATTAAGAAGCTGGAATCCCATACCACCGCGGTATGCAGAGAATTGGTCCTGATGAAGGTGGGCGTGGAGCCGGAGGAGAGAGAGCAGGTGCTCGCGATCGTCAATATTTTCCGGGCGAAGATTGTCGACGTGTCGGAGGACTCCATGATTGTTGAGCTGACAGGGAGCCAGTCAAAGGTAGACGCGTTCATCCGCCTGATCAATGGCTTCACCATCAGGGAAATGGCCAGGACAGGCATTACGGGCCTTGGCAGGGGTTCCGTATAA
- a CDS encoding TM7S3/TM198-like domain-containing protein, with product MGNTFMEMSGIKNFGQQGIAVIEDFFNRMPKGVAGVLAILALVLILLQCFMGYKLLKIWVTLIGGLIGLIVGIIVGTQFIKNSTVTAVVALLLMLLLGVLAYKIYQVGVFLLGTFSSYLVALGLFGSMAGKETWWVYALAIAAGIAVGVLSVIFMRPAIILSTAVTNGLSAGSRLMALGGVTDQTPVLVAGIILSALGIFVQFSTTKTEKRRRYKRY from the coding sequence ATGGGGAATACTTTTATGGAAATGAGCGGAATAAAGAACTTTGGACAGCAGGGAATAGCGGTAATAGAAGATTTCTTCAACCGGATGCCGAAGGGCGTTGCCGGCGTATTAGCGATTCTGGCTTTAGTCCTGATTCTTTTGCAGTGTTTTATGGGATATAAGCTATTAAAAATATGGGTAACTTTGATCGGCGGATTGATCGGCCTGATCGTGGGCATCATAGTGGGAACGCAGTTCATAAAGAACTCGACTGTGACAGCGGTAGTAGCGCTCCTTCTCATGTTGCTGCTGGGAGTTCTGGCATATAAAATCTATCAGGTGGGAGTATTCCTCCTGGGAACGTTTTCCTCCTATCTGGTGGCGCTGGGCCTTTTTGGGAGCATGGCGGGAAAGGAAACATGGTGGGTCTATGCACTGGCCATCGCAGCGGGGATTGCAGTAGGCGTGCTCAGCGTCATTTTTATGAGACCTGCCATCATCCTGTCGACGGCTGTCACGAATGGCCTTTCCGCAGGATCCAGGCTCATGGCTCTGGGAGGCGTAACGGACCAGACGCCGGTGCTTGTCGCAGGCATCATTCTGTCGGCGCTTGGTATTTTTGTGCAGTTCTCGACCACTAAGACGGAAAAGAGGCGGCGGTACAAGCGTTATTAG
- the leuC gene encoding 3-isopropylmalate dehydratase large subunit → MGMTMTQKILAAHAGLKSVEAGQLIEAELDLVLGNDITSPVAIHEMDDKMKDSSVFHKDKIALVLDHFVPNKDIKSAEHCKCVREFAAKHEITNFFDVGEMGIEHALLPEKGLVVAGDVVIGADSHTCTYGALGAFSTGVGSTDMAAGMATGKAWFKVPSAIKIELTGELQKWVSGKDVILHIIGMIGVDGALYQSMEFTGDGVRSLSMDDRFTIANMAIEAGGKNGIFPVDETAIRYMKEHSMRPFKIYEADEDAEYERAIRLDLGSIRPTVSFPHLPENTRSIDEVEDISIDQVVIGSCTNGRMEDLRTAAKVLAGKKVKKGVRAIVIPATQKIYLQAMEEGLLKTFIEAGAIVSTPTCGPCLGGYMGILAEGERCVSTTNRNFVGRMGHVKSEVYLASPAVAAASAVTGKISGPEALGM, encoded by the coding sequence ATGGGAATGACGATGACGCAGAAGATCCTGGCGGCTCACGCCGGACTTAAGTCGGTAGAAGCCGGACAGCTGATCGAAGCGGAATTAGATCTGGTTTTGGGGAATGATATCACCTCCCCTGTAGCCATCCATGAGATGGATGACAAAATGAAGGACAGCTCAGTATTTCATAAAGATAAAATAGCACTGGTACTGGACCATTTCGTGCCGAATAAGGATATCAAATCCGCGGAGCATTGTAAGTGTGTGAGGGAATTTGCGGCCAAGCATGAAATAACGAACTTCTTTGATGTGGGGGAGATGGGGATTGAGCATGCGCTTTTGCCGGAAAAAGGTCTTGTGGTGGCAGGCGACGTGGTAATAGGAGCGGATTCCCACACTTGTACATATGGAGCGCTCGGCGCTTTTTCCACCGGAGTGGGGAGCACAGATATGGCGGCCGGCATGGCCACCGGAAAAGCGTGGTTCAAGGTTCCGTCAGCAATCAAGATCGAGCTGACCGGAGAACTTCAAAAATGGGTGAGCGGAAAAGATGTGATCCTCCATATTATTGGAATGATAGGGGTGGACGGAGCCCTTTATCAGTCTATGGAGTTTACCGGCGACGGAGTGAGGTCCCTTTCCATGGACGACCGCTTCACCATTGCCAATATGGCCATTGAGGCTGGCGGGAAAAACGGCATTTTCCCTGTGGATGAGACGGCCATCCGGTATATGAAGGAACATTCCATGCGTCCGTTTAAAATCTATGAAGCGGATGAGGATGCAGAATATGAGAGGGCGATCCGCCTGGACCTGGGGAGCATCCGTCCCACGGTATCTTTCCCCCATCTTCCGGAAAACACTCGGAGCATTGACGAAGTGGAAGATATTTCAATTGATCAGGTTGTGATCGGTTCCTGCACCAACGGCAGGATGGAAGATCTGAGGACTGCGGCAAAGGTACTGGCAGGGAAGAAAGTAAAGAAGGGAGTCCGCGCCATCGTGATTCCGGCCACGCAGAAGATCTATCTGCAGGCCATGGAGGAAGGCCTTTTAAAGACATTTATAGAGGCGGGAGCGATCGTGAGCACGCCGACCTGCGGCCCCTGCCTGGGAGGCTATATGGGTATCCTGGCAGAAGGAGAACGATGCGTGTCCACCACCAACCGGAACTTTGTCGGACGTATGGGCCATGTGAAGTCAGAGGTGTATCTGGCCAGTCCGGCGGTGGCGGCAGCCAGCGCTGTGACAGGAAAAATTTCCGGCCCAGAAGCACTGGGAATGTAA
- a CDS encoding polysaccharide deacetylase family protein, which yields MKEVETMSQEGKEERLEYIQLSHRPRNHTKQDQDGAVPADGVRRYSRAAERLKKQRRNRILVISGLSAVLLVLVVCIAIKVLHKGSVNVEGAPVSNAGGETGDGAKLSEKNFQFTMAADKQEVGSAQEIKEIADYEGYAVRYPVIGNEAMDAGIRQRAEDIVSVFKAEVTGCKTEKAVRMIMQADYESYKTKEELVSVKFDIHKELPLASAAGDSVETYTYNVSDGAEVALSDLLKEGFLDLLAEKTKSFAEGQTGKVIETAVAPELSNFKYYTWNEDGLTLYFPGGSLVEGVNDILSFTVPMEDLKDFLTRNLADGMEGGQEVQGPVSGGKVDPNKPMVCLTFDDGPKSSTTPELLDLLEANDARATFFVVGSMLEHEGAEDIIRRELELGCQVGNHTLDHQNLKNISDEEITQQIEGVNDILAGWGLPKCSTVRPPYGGYNNHVLGYVQYPLARWDVDTEDWKTRDAAATINNVLYDEKLKAEDGDIILMHDIHPETIEACKTIIPELKARGFQLVTMEEMFEARGIAFEPGKAYYSSGFIKDDFGS from the coding sequence ATGAAAGAGGTTGAAACCATGTCACAGGAAGGGAAAGAAGAAAGGCTGGAGTATATTCAGCTGTCTCACAGACCCCGGAATCATACAAAACAAGACCAAGACGGAGCAGTCCCTGCAGATGGAGTTCGGCGTTATTCCAGAGCGGCGGAGCGGCTGAAAAAGCAGCGGCGTAACCGGATACTGGTCATAAGCGGCCTCTCGGCGGTGCTTCTGGTTTTAGTCGTGTGTATCGCTATTAAAGTCCTTCATAAGGGTTCCGTGAACGTGGAAGGGGCCCCGGTATCCAATGCCGGCGGGGAGACAGGAGACGGTGCGAAGCTGTCGGAAAAGAATTTCCAGTTTACGATGGCGGCCGACAAGCAGGAGGTCGGAAGTGCTCAGGAGATAAAAGAAATCGCTGACTATGAGGGGTATGCGGTCCGTTACCCGGTGATTGGAAATGAGGCCATGGATGCAGGCATCCGCCAGCGGGCGGAAGATATTGTCTCTGTATTTAAGGCGGAGGTTACGGGCTGCAAGACAGAGAAGGCCGTCAGGATGATTATGCAGGCGGATTATGAATCCTATAAGACGAAGGAAGAGCTGGTTTCCGTCAAGTTCGATATTCATAAGGAGCTTCCCCTGGCTTCAGCGGCAGGAGACAGCGTTGAGACTTATACTTATAACGTGTCCGACGGAGCAGAGGTAGCGCTGTCAGACCTATTAAAAGAAGGCTTTCTGGATCTGCTGGCAGAGAAGACAAAATCATTTGCAGAGGGACAGACGGGAAAGGTCATAGAGACAGCCGTGGCCCCTGAGCTTTCAAATTTCAAATATTATACCTGGAATGAGGATGGCCTCACTCTTTATTTTCCCGGAGGAAGTTTGGTGGAAGGAGTGAACGATATTCTGTCGTTTACGGTTCCCATGGAAGATTTAAAGGATTTCCTGACCAGGAATCTGGCAGACGGCATGGAAGGCGGCCAGGAGGTGCAGGGCCCCGTTTCCGGAGGAAAGGTGGATCCCAATAAGCCGATGGTGTGCCTGACCTTTGACGACGGGCCGAAATCCTCGACGACGCCGGAGCTTCTGGATCTTTTGGAGGCGAATGATGCCAGGGCTACTTTCTTTGTGGTGGGCAGTATGCTGGAGCACGAAGGGGCCGAAGATATCATCAGGCGGGAGCTGGAGCTGGGATGCCAGGTGGGCAACCACACGCTGGATCATCAGAATCTGAAAAATATCTCGGACGAAGAAATCACGCAGCAGATTGAAGGAGTCAACGATATCCTGGCCGGCTGGGGCCTTCCCAAGTGCAGTACGGTGCGCCCTCCTTATGGCGGTTACAATAACCATGTGCTGGGTTATGTCCAATATCCGCTGGCCCGGTGGGATGTGGACACGGAGGACTGGAAGACGCGGGACGCGGCGGCCACCATCAATAACGTGCTCTATGACGAAAAGCTGAAAGCGGAGGATGGGGACATTATTTTGATGCACGATATCCATCCGGAGACCATCGAAGCCTGTAAGACCATCATACCGGAGCTGAAGGCGAGAGGCTTCCAGCTGGTGACGATGGAGGAAATGTTTGAGGCAAGGGGGATTGCTTTTGAGCCTGGAAAGGCGTATTATTCCTCAGGGTTCATAAAGGACGATTTCGGTTCTTGA
- a CDS encoding LysR family transcriptional regulator: MEQNLSLYRIFFEVAQTGNISRAAKNLYISQPAISKAISKLEDNLNLPLFIRNSRGVQLTEEGAILFEHVRAAFETLDRGEDELKRMTELGVGHIRIGVSTVLCKYVLLPCLKEFVARFPHVKFTIRSQSTLQTLELLEHQQIDLGLTAETPYKKNITFDKVMDIEDGFVATPAYLTNMRLREGAAQSDVFRNGTILMLEKGNVSRTYIEDYFREQHIEPAHLLEASTMDLLIDFARIGLGAGCVIKNFVKDELQNGTFLEIPMNPPIPKRSIGFVFNSQPVHSKALNMFIKFYRHYYQKP; encoded by the coding sequence GTGGAACAGAATCTATCCTTATACCGGATTTTCTTTGAAGTCGCCCAGACGGGAAATATCTCCCGGGCCGCTAAAAACCTGTATATCAGCCAGCCGGCCATCAGCAAGGCCATCAGCAAATTGGAGGACAATCTCAATCTGCCCCTTTTTATAAGGAATTCCAGAGGGGTCCAGCTTACTGAAGAAGGAGCTATCTTGTTTGAACATGTACGGGCAGCTTTCGAAACTCTGGACCGGGGAGAAGACGAACTGAAACGGATGACAGAGCTGGGCGTAGGCCACATACGGATCGGCGTCAGCACCGTACTCTGTAAATACGTCCTGTTGCCTTGCCTGAAAGAATTCGTGGCACGGTTTCCTCACGTAAAATTCACTATCCGGAGCCAATCCACTCTGCAGACTCTGGAGCTCCTCGAGCATCAGCAGATTGACCTCGGCCTGACGGCGGAGACTCCGTATAAAAAAAACATCACCTTTGACAAGGTGATGGATATTGAGGACGGTTTTGTGGCAACCCCGGCCTATCTTACCAACATGCGCCTGCGAGAGGGAGCCGCCCAGTCCGATGTGTTCCGGAACGGCACCATTCTCATGCTGGAAAAGGGAAATGTCAGCCGGACTTACATAGAAGATTATTTTAGGGAGCAGCATATCGAACCTGCCCATCTCCTGGAAGCCTCTACCATGGACCTGCTCATTGACTTTGCAAGAATCGGTCTCGGCGCGGGATGTGTGATAAAGAACTTTGTGAAGGATGAGCTGCAAAACGGGACTTTTTTAGAAATCCCCATGAACCCTCCCATCCCCAAGCGCAGCATAGGCTTTGTATTTAACAGCCAGCCAGTCCACTCCAAAGCCCTCAACATGTTTATCAAATTTTACCGCCATTATTATCAGAAGCCCTGA
- the mgtE gene encoding magnesium transporter — MSGTDERLKKDELLELLLHADEKTLKEQIEYIHPADILELLHDEDIDPKALMARLPDSLIADIIDEEDEEDKYGILKLFSEDKQEEILEEMSSDELADMVGSIEDRSELAKVIGKLSEEDRSEVRQLLSYPPDTAGGIMATEFINIYDNKTVYKTLLYLQEIAEEVETAYCLYVVDRQNHLRGSLNLTDLVTSSFDTAVLDIMNPHVITAHVEDDQEEISRQFEKYGLVELPVVNDADQLVGVITVDDVMEIATEEATEDIHYMGGISGEEEVDGPLSDSLKSRLPWLVVNLLTAFLASWVVSLFEATISKVVALSAIMSIITGMGGNAGTQSMTIIVRGIALNELNRDNALRIFLKEFTVGIVTGAAIGGIVAAVEVVIQGNPYLGLVTGLAMVLNMMVATATGYLVPVLLKKMRIDPALASAVFVTTATDVLGFFFFLGLATLFLPKLL; from the coding sequence ATGAGCGGGACAGATGAGAGACTGAAAAAAGATGAGCTCTTGGAGCTGCTTTTGCATGCGGATGAGAAAACGTTAAAAGAACAGATTGAATACATTCATCCCGCCGACATCCTGGAGCTCCTCCACGATGAGGATATTGATCCAAAGGCGCTCATGGCCAGGCTTCCGGATTCCCTGATCGCCGACATCATCGACGAAGAGGATGAGGAAGACAAGTACGGGATCTTGAAGCTGTTTTCGGAGGATAAACAGGAAGAGATACTGGAGGAAATGTCTTCCGATGAGCTGGCCGATATGGTGGGATCCATTGAAGACAGGTCAGAGCTCGCAAAAGTCATCGGCAAGCTGTCCGAGGAGGACAGGAGCGAGGTGCGCCAGCTTCTTTCTTATCCGCCTGATACGGCCGGCGGTATCATGGCCACGGAATTTATCAATATCTATGACAATAAGACGGTCTACAAGACACTTCTATATCTGCAGGAGATAGCGGAAGAAGTGGAGACGGCCTACTGCCTGTACGTGGTGGACAGACAAAATCATCTGAGAGGCTCTTTGAACCTTACGGACTTGGTCACATCCTCGTTTGACACGGCGGTTCTGGATATCATGAATCCCCATGTGATAACTGCTCATGTGGAGGATGACCAGGAGGAGATATCCAGACAGTTTGAGAAATATGGATTGGTGGAGCTGCCGGTGGTCAACGACGCGGACCAGTTAGTCGGAGTCATCACAGTGGATGATGTCATGGAAATTGCTACGGAGGAGGCCACGGAGGATATCCACTACATGGGCGGTATCTCTGGTGAGGAAGAAGTGGATGGACCGTTATCGGATTCCCTCAAAAGCCGTCTGCCCTGGCTGGTAGTAAATCTGCTCACGGCGTTTTTAGCTTCCTGGGTGGTCAGCTTATTCGAGGCGACCATCAGCAAAGTGGTGGCGCTGTCGGCTATCATGTCCATCATCACCGGGATGGGAGGAAATGCAGGCACCCAGTCCATGACTATCATCGTCCGGGGAATCGCGCTGAATGAGCTGAACCGGGACAATGCGCTCCGGATATTCCTTAAAGAGTTCACAGTGGGTATCGTGACCGGAGCGGCCATAGGAGGAATCGTGGCGGCTGTCGAGGTGGTGATACAGGGGAACCCGTATCTGGGATTGGTGACCGGGCTTGCCATGGTCCTAAATATGATGGTGGCCACGGCCACAGGATATCTGGTCCCTGTGCTGCTCAAAAAAATGAGGATAGATCCGGCCCTGGCCTCAGCAGTGTTTGTGACTACAGCCACAGATGTACTGGGCTTTTTCTTCTTTTTGGGGCTTGCAACCCTATTTCTGCCAAAACTTTTATAA
- a CDS encoding GNAT family N-acetyltransferase: MKICTMKIEDYDRVYRLWIRTPGMGLTNLDDSKEGIEKYLKRNPSTCFVAKEEERLLGVILGGHDGRRGYIYHMAVEESERKKGIGTALLEASLEAFRREGITKTALVAYDSNEEGNEFWERRDFVLRKDLVYRTKDLVDLEVILP, from the coding sequence ATGAAGATTTGCACCATGAAAATTGAGGATTATGACCGTGTTTACCGACTGTGGATCAGGACGCCAGGCATGGGACTGACCAATCTGGACGACTCAAAGGAAGGGATAGAGAAATATCTGAAACGGAATCCTTCCACGTGCTTTGTCGCAAAAGAGGAAGAACGGCTGCTGGGAGTGATACTGGGCGGCCATGACGGGCGCCGCGGATACATATATCATATGGCGGTGGAGGAATCGGAGAGAAAAAAAGGAATCGGGACAGCTCTCTTAGAAGCGTCGCTGGAGGCTTTCCGCAGGGAAGGGATCACCAAGACGGCACTGGTGGCATATGACAGCAATGAAGAGGGGAATGAATTCTGGGAAAGAAGGGACTTTGTCCTTAGGAAAGATCTGGTGTACCGGACAAAAGACCTGGTGGATCTGGAAGTGATCCTGCCATAG
- the ybaK gene encoding Cys-tRNA(Pro) deacylase has protein sequence MRLLDAAGIAYTSKEYEVDESDLSGAHVAARLGLDKDMVFKTLVARGEKNGIMVFCIPVCEELDLKKAAAASGDKKVEMVHVKEIQGLTGYIRGGCSPIGMKKKYPTYIEETAVLFDEIAVSAGIRGCQIFLDPEALIQYTEARVCGLVKE, from the coding sequence ATGCGTTTGCTGGACGCGGCCGGGATCGCGTATACGTCTAAAGAGTATGAGGTAGACGAGAGCGACCTGAGCGGGGCCCATGTGGCCGCCAGGCTGGGCCTTGACAAGGACATGGTTTTTAAGACCCTGGTAGCCAGAGGAGAAAAGAACGGAATCATGGTATTCTGCATTCCGGTGTGTGAAGAGCTGGATCTGAAAAAAGCGGCCGCGGCTTCCGGAGACAAGAAGGTGGAGATGGTACATGTTAAAGAGATCCAGGGGCTTACGGGCTATATACGCGGCGGCTGCTCTCCCATTGGAATGAAAAAGAAATATCCTACTTATATAGAAGAAACGGCAGTTCTGTTTGACGAGATCGCCGTAAGCGCCGGTATCCGGGGCTGCCAGATATTCCTGGATCCGGAGGCGCTGATACAATATACGGAAGCCCGTGTGTGCGGTCTTGTGAAGGAGTAG
- the leuD gene encoding 3-isopropylmalate dehydratase small subunit → MKAHGKVFKYGDNVDTDVIIPARYLNSSDPAELATHCMEDIDKSFVNRVKKGDIIVAARNFGCGSSREHAPIAIKAAGVSCVIAETFARIFYRNSINIGLPIIECPDASKGIDEGDEVEIDFDSGMIYNRTKNTQFKGQAFPEFMQKIIAAEGLMNYINEKNK, encoded by the coding sequence ATGAAAGCACATGGGAAAGTATTCAAATATGGAGACAATGTTGACACGGATGTGATCATCCCGGCGAGATACCTGAATTCTTCCGATCCGGCGGAGCTGGCTACCCACTGCATGGAGGATATCGACAAGAGCTTTGTAAACAGAGTGAAAAAAGGGGATATTATCGTAGCGGCCAGGAACTTCGGCTGCGGCTCTTCCAGAGAACACGCTCCGATCGCTATCAAAGCAGCGGGAGTCAGTTGCGTGATTGCGGAGACCTTTGCGAGGATTTTTTACCGCAATTCGATTAACATCGGCCTTCCGATCATTGAGTGTCCGGATGCGTCCAAGGGAATCGACGAAGGGGACGAGGTGGAAATAGATTTTGACAGCGGCATGATCTACAACAGAACGAAGAATACGCAGTTCAAAGGTCAGGCGTTTCCGGAGTTCATGCAGAAGATCATAGCGGCTGAAGGGCTTATGAATTATATCAATGAAAAAAATAAATAG
- the thrC gene encoding threonine synthase, with translation MSELMYGSTRGNGGKVTASQAILKGLADDGGLYVPEKLPKLPVSLEELAGLSYQETAYVVMKQFLTDFTEEELRSCIARAYDDKFDTEEIAPIKEAAGVYYLELFHGATIAFKDMALSILPHLMVTAAKKNQVRNEIVVLTATSGDTGKAALAGFADVPGTRIIVFYPKDGVSPIQEKQMVTQKGKNTFVVGIHGNFDDAQNGVKKIFGDKELSMELEEHGFQFSSANSINIGRLVPQVVYYAYAYGQLLKKGAVSAGEEINVTVPTGNFGNILAAYYAKLLGVPIGKLICASNENKVLYDFFSTGAYDRNRKFILTSSPSMDILISSNLERLVYKIAGDDAAKDASLMKELSEKGRYEITDEMRKALADFYGAFADEKETAAEIKNLYEKTGYVIDTHTAVASCVYGKYRAETGDGTKTLIASTASPYKFTRSVMKAIDEKYNDMEDFALVDVLSQISGVPVPPAIEEIRTAPVLHKTICEAAAMKDMVKRFLEI, from the coding sequence ATGTCAGAATTAATGTATGGAAGTACCAGAGGAAACGGGGGAAAAGTGACCGCGTCCCAGGCAATCTTAAAAGGGCTGGCGGATGACGGAGGCCTTTATGTGCCGGAAAAACTGCCGAAGCTTCCGGTAAGCCTTGAAGAGCTGGCCGGACTTTCCTATCAGGAGACTGCATATGTTGTGATGAAGCAGTTTCTGACGGATTTTACGGAAGAGGAGCTTCGCTCCTGTATCGCCAGGGCATATGACGATAAATTTGACACAGAGGAGATCGCTCCCATAAAGGAAGCGGCAGGTGTTTATTATCTGGAGCTTTTCCATGGGGCGACCATCGCGTTTAAGGATATGGCACTTTCCATACTTCCCCATCTGATGGTCACCGCGGCAAAGAAAAATCAGGTCCGCAATGAGATCGTAGTGCTGACGGCCACCTCCGGAGATACCGGCAAGGCGGCTTTGGCGGGATTCGCGGATGTGCCGGGAACAAGGATCATTGTGTTTTATCCTAAGGACGGCGTAAGTCCCATCCAGGAAAAACAGATGGTGACCCAAAAGGGGAAGAATACGTTTGTCGTGGGAATCCACGGGAATTTTGACGACGCGCAGAATGGGGTAAAGAAGATTTTCGGAGATAAGGAGCTCTCCATGGAACTGGAAGAGCACGGCTTCCAATTTTCTTCTGCGAACTCCATCAATATCGGGCGTCTGGTTCCCCAGGTGGTATATTATGCCTATGCTTATGGACAGCTGCTTAAGAAGGGCGCGGTGTCCGCGGGTGAGGAGATCAATGTGACGGTGCCGACCGGAAATTTCGGTAACATTCTGGCCGCTTATTATGCGAAGCTTTTGGGAGTGCCCATTGGGAAGCTGATCTGTGCGTCCAATGAGAACAAGGTCCTCTATGACTTTTTCAGCACAGGGGCGTATGACAGAAACCGCAAGTTTATTCTGACCAGTTCTCCGTCCATGGATATCCTGATCTCCAGCAACCTGGAACGCCTGGTGTATAAGATAGCCGGCGACGATGCGGCCAAAGATGCATCTCTTATGAAAGAGCTGTCGGAGAAAGGCCGGTATGAAATCACCGATGAGATGAGAAAAGCATTGGCTGATTTTTACGGCGCCTTTGCCGATGAGAAAGAAACAGCGGCGGAAATAAAGAATCTTTATGAAAAGACGGGGTATGTCATCGATACCCATACGGCGGTCGCTTCCTGTGTCTATGGGAAATACAGGGCAGAGACAGGAGATGGGACGAAAACTCTGATCGCGTCCACGGCCAGCCCTTATAAATTCACAAGAAGCGTGATGAAAGCCATTGACGAAAAATATAATGATATGGAAGATTTTGCTTTAGTCGATGTGCTGTCTCAGATTTCCGGAGTACCGGTCCCCCCTGCCATAGAGGAGATCCGCACGGCTCCCGTACTCCATAAGACGATCTGCGAAGCGGCGGCTATGAAGGATATGGTGAAGCGGTTCCTGGAGATATGA
- the ilvC gene encoding ketol-acid reductoisomerase, translating into MAKIYYQEDCNLSLLDGKTIAVIGYGSQGHAHALNAKESGCKVIIGLYEGSRSWAKAEAQGFEVYTAAEAAKRADIIMVLINDEKQAQMYKESIEPNLEAGNMLMFAHGFAIHFGQIVPPKDVDVTMIAPKGPGHTVRSQYQEGKGVPCLIAVQQDATGKAHDMALAYALAIGGARAGVLQTTFREETETDLFGEQAVLCGGVTALMKAGFETLVEAGYEPESAYFECIHEMKLIVDLIFESGFAGMRYSISNTAEYGDYITGPKIVTDETKKAMKKILSDIQDGTFAKDWLTENQVNAPHFKAMRRREADHQLEKVGAELRKLYSWNDGGKLIDN; encoded by the coding sequence ATGGCAAAGATTTATTATCAGGAGGATTGTAACTTATCACTGCTGGATGGAAAGACCATCGCGGTCATCGGTTATGGCAGCCAGGGACATGCCCATGCCCTCAATGCGAAGGAATCCGGATGCAAGGTGATCATCGGTCTTTACGAAGGCAGCAGATCCTGGGCAAAGGCAGAAGCTCAGGGATTTGAAGTATATACCGCGGCAGAAGCGGCCAAAAGAGCAGATATCATCATGGTATTGATCAACGATGAAAAACAGGCCCAGATGTACAAGGAGTCCATCGAGCCCAATCTGGAAGCCGGCAATATGCTGATGTTCGCCCATGGCTTCGCCATTCATTTCGGACAGATCGTACCGCCTAAGGATGTGGATGTGACGATGATCGCGCCCAAGGGACCCGGACATACCGTAAGGAGCCAGTATCAGGAAGGCAAGGGTGTTCCTTGTCTGATCGCAGTGCAGCAGGACGCTACAGGAAAAGCACACGATATGGCTTTGGCTTACGCGCTGGCGATCGGCGGAGCGAGAGCCGGTGTTCTGCAGACTACGTTCCGTGAGGAGACCGAGACAGATTTGTTTGGTGAGCAGGCTGTTCTCTGCGGCGGCGTTACGGCCCTCATGAAAGCAGGCTTTGAAACTCTTGTGGAAGCAGGCTATGAGCCTGAGAGCGCATACTTCGAGTGTATCCATGAGATGAAGCTGATCGTGGACTTGATTTTTGAAAGCGGTTTTGCCGGCATGAGATATTCCATTTCCAATACGGCAGAATACGGCGACTATATCACAGGGCCCAAGATTGTCACCGACGAGACTAAGAAAGCCATGAAGAAGATTCTGTCCGATATCCAGGACGGCACCTTTGCAAAGGATTGGCTGACAGAGAACCAGGTGAACGCTCCTCACTTTAAAGCGATGAGGAGAAGAGAAGCGGATCATCAGCTGGAGAAGGTCGGCGCGGAGCTTCGCAAGCTGTACAGCTGGAATGACGGCGGAAAGCTGATTGATAATTGA